GGGATTGCCACTAGGCTACGGTGGATATTCGATAACAGAGTAAATGTGAACTTATTTATTCACAGAcgatagatttatataatctgGATATCATTTTAGGTATTCAGGATagctttccaaaaacaaattcctttaaagtttacaaaaaaaaatgaaaaagaatgtgaTCTGATGTTGATTGAACTCGTGAACTCTCGAAAGAAGAATCAAAGTGTGCAGCCGTTGTACCAAGGGTGTTATACTTGCCAAAAGCTATAATAAAACGAAAAtaacttttgaatatttaattaaaaacagaaaaaatgtgAGTATACACAACGGGGATCGAACACGGCTTATTGTGTGATAAGGGTACACTAAGAGTAGAAGGGCTTGCCACTAGGCTACGGTGGATATTCGATAACAGAGTAAATGTGAACTTATTTATTCACAGAcgatagatttatataatctgGATATCATTTTAGGTATTCAGGATagctttccaaaaacaaattcctttaaagtttacaaaaaaaaaatgaaaaagaatgtgaTCTGATGTTGATTGAACTCGTGAACTCTCGAAAGAAGAATCAAAGTGTGCAGCCGTTGTACCAAGGGTGTTATACTTGCCAAAAGCTATAATAAAACGAAAAtaacttttgaatatttaattaaaaacagaaaaaatgtgAGTATACACAACGGGGATCGAACACGGCTTATTGTGTGATAAGGGTACACTAAGAGTAGAAGGGCTTGCCACTAGGCTACGGTGGATATTCGATAACAGAGTAAATGTGAACTTATTTATTCACAGAcgatagatttatataatctgGATATCATTTTAGGTATTCAGGATagctttccaaaaacaaattcctttaaagtttacaaaaaaaaaatgaaaaagaatgtgaTCTGATGTTGATTGAACTCGTGAACTCTCGAAAGAAGAATCAAAGTGTGCAGCCGTTGTACCAAGGGTGTTATACTTGCCAAAAGCTATAATAAAACGAAAAtaacttttgaatatttaattaaaaacagaaaaaaatgtgaGTATACACAACGGGGATCGAACACGGCTTATTGTGTGATAAGGGTACACTAAGAGTAGAAGGGCTTGCCACTAGGCTACGGTGGATATTCGATAACAGAGTAAATGTGAACTTATTTATTCACAGAcgatagatttatataatctggatatcattttatgtattcaggatggctttccaaaaacaaataagCAAATCAGATAACCAAGTTACAAGAACACTAGGCCAAACCATTACAAAATAGTGAAAAAcattgaacaatttttttatttaggttgttaattgaagaaacaacacaagagaaacaaaagtacttattcatttaaaataaaaactgaaaatcaaacataatgtggtccttaaaaacataaaaagagaaGATGATAACATGAAATTACTCATGACACAGCCAACTTTCGCCAAGTTTATCCCAATCAGGGACTTTGACCTTCACATCAGCAAGCATTCCTTCCGCTTCCGAGtgctcttctttgagtttctccaactcagcagttaaatcaaattttccaTCAGCTTTGATAATATCTTCAAGCAACTCGATTTGGACAGCAATTGAATTTGCTTTGCTGGATGCCAGATTCCAATCATTCTCAGATAGCCTGTATTCGTTGGACAAACGAAGAAGAGCCCTGTAATGTACCACAGTTTCCTTCTTCCCCTTATTGAAACCTTCGGCGGCATCACATCCGTAAACCTCCTCTATGGgacgcttcatcatcttctttgaaCTTCCTTCCATTGAAACTTTGTCCTGCAACAAAATCGAAACTAAGATGTTAcgataaaatagaaatagaaaaaagttCATGAATTGAatggaaaatgagaaaaatcgAAAACTAACTTGTATTGCAAAAGGATAAATCAGACGAAATGAAGTGAGTGAATAAAAGGTCTGATATCGTCCCTTATATTTATAGAACTAAAAGGAACTCTTCGATTATTGAAGTCAGTTAAAATAAACTCTTGATTATTGTGGAACTCTTCGATTTTTGAAGTCAGTTACTGAAATAACCAATCATATAACAGCCAATCTTGACGAAAAGAAACTCTTCGGTTACTGAGTTACATGATGTCGTTTGGAAGAGACTCTTCGATTCctgagatatatgtttgaacaaaaaaaaaaaatcaaccattaatcgtaggagagtcgaacccgggtcgaacaaatgtttcggtatcataggtttcgtggtttagccgctaggctgaggagaatcatctgttagttgcttccacataattgaatttaGCCATACAATTTATAGTAAAATACATTGGAAAGATCTTAGATAGTTCAGGATGGGCTTCCAGAGTATGCATGAATAATATACATGAATGTTAGTGTGCTTCTTTCTTaaactagaaaaaaatgaaatgagatcaaaactaAGGATTAATATCTacacatttggaaaatttgATAATGTGATTTGCaaattttggaggaaaaaaaaatatatatacacatctcATAGGATTCGAACCTGAAGATGACTAGGAGGAAAGAGGGAACTAAGGTGTAGTAGCCACTAGGCCAAGTTAATTTCAGTCATTACATGTTGTAAGTAAAGTAATatattctcttttatttttattcaacttaattttttttaaaaactctgATTAGTaggggaatcgaacccgggtcgagTCAAGCGTTACAATTTCGACAGATAGGTGTTTTAGCCGCTAGAccgaggagaatcatctgttacaCTTTTCCACATAATTATTCTTAACAGAAAATGTTGTATTATAAACCTTGGAAATGAACTCGGTATTTCTGGATGGGATTCCAGAATAGTTGAATATTACTGTGTTTTTTTCTAGCAAAgaagtttaaactaaaaattgaaATGAGTTCAAAAGATAATGTTGTATATTACAAAAGTTGGAAGAAATCATACTTATTCAGGATAgggttccaaaagaaaaaatgtatatgGTCTTGTGCATATCATGTAACCATCAAATAGCCAACATCCAAATAATAAtcgataaaaatgtaaaaatgtagAACTTCATCCTATAGGCCTCTGGCATGTGATCTTGTTGTGCCCTCCTGTGCCACATCTGCTGCACTTGTGGGACTGAGATTTAGATCCAGGAACCCCAAACTCGCCAacggatctctttctctttgtaggAGGGCGTccacttttctttttggtagctGGAGGTGGGCAAGACAGTTCATCAATATTCTCTGGATAGGTGGACGTTGACAACTCTCCACCAGGATGTATGCTTTCAGCATAAGCTTTAGCCCACGTTTCTGTCAAGTGAGAAGCATCAACAAAACGGTTTTCATCTCTCTTGATATGCTTAGCAGCAGCGATGGCATGGATGCAGGGGATCTTGTCAATGTCGAAAACATTACATGTGCAATGCCGCTTCTCCAAGTCAACAACAAACTTCATTGTTTCATCCTTCACCTCAAACTCGCTTCGATCAACTTGATACACATTCAACAACATTGCGGCCCCTAACCTAGATACCAATTTCTGCACAACTTTTGGAGTAACCAGGTGCTTATGTTTCGCAGCCGCTTCGCGTCGCTCAAAAAACCAAGTGGTCATCGTCAATCTGATAGTTTCAAGGAGAGAGATAATGGGCAACTCACGAGGCATCTTCAACATAGAATTGAGAGACTCTGCAATGTTGGTAGTCATGATATTATACCTGTTCGCAGGCGCATAGCTTCGTGCCCACTTCCTAAAATCAGACTCTTCCAGATACTTAGCCAATTCAGGACATTTATCCTTTATGTCCTTGAAGATTAACCAGAACTCGTGACACGTATAGGCATCAGCAGCGCTTTCCACCAGAGGTAGCAACCCAGTCTTCGCATATGTAGGAGTGATGTTGCGGAGCAGATGGATCCTGCAAATTCCATGGTGAGATAAGGGATATACATCCTCCAACGCTGAAGAAATGGAGTTAGCCCTGTCTGATACAAAAACAAGATCCGAAGCGTCCGGGATCTTCTGGCTCAAACCTCTAAAGAACCATTTCCAAGAGGCGCCGTTTTCTGCGTCAACCACTGCAAAGGCGAGAGGATATAGATGATAATTCCCATCTTGAGCACAAGCTGCCAATAAAGTCCCATTGAATTTTCCCTTCAGAAATGTACCATCTACTGCAATAACTCTCCTCATCAATGAGAATCCCCTTATCGATGGACCAAAAGCCACAAATGCATACTTGAACTTTCCTGCAGCATCAACATGTTGATAAGTCAAGGAACCAGGGTTTGTTTCTGTGATTTTATACAACCACCTAGACAAATTGTAATAGCTGTCTTCAGGAGTCCCTCTAACCAAAATCTGAGCTTCTTCTCTCACTCTCCAAGCTTGTTTGTAATTGATGTGAACACCATGCAGCATCCTGACCTGTTCAATGATCTGTTTCGGTTTGAGACCTTCCTTTTTTTCTCCATAATTGCTGGAAATCAAAGAACCCAACAACTTTGCAGATGCTTGTCTGTGGTTGGC
The Brassica napus cultivar Da-Ae unplaced genomic scaffold, Da-Ae ScsIHWf_3088;HRSCAF=3902, whole genome shotgun sequence DNA segment above includes these coding regions:
- the LOC106363083 gene encoding uncharacterized protein LOC106363083: MEVLCICGQWISKESLQWEFLVDLKRNASIISIEEDLLYEDLMKIVSEDFSVKEEEISLSYGFSLDRNSLLYEGVSTVPLNALPDFSPVHIGLSPNTRVAGDIKVNSYFKTKRELMLRMKKWALEWKFEYKTVSSNKSRVLLSCVDENCTWRMRAIKLPVSDFFVVKKYVHEHTCDTTHRKANHRQASAKLLGSLISSNYGEKKEGLKPKQIIEQVRMLHGVHINYKQAWRVREEAQILVRGTPEDSYYNLSRWLYKITETNPGSLTYQHVDAAGKFKYAFVAFGPSIRGFSLMRRVIAVDGTFLKGKFNGTLLAACAQDGNYHLYPLAFAVVDAENGASWKWFFRGLSQKIPDASDLVFVSDRANSISSALEDVYPLSHHGICRIHLLRNITPTYAKTGLLPLVESAADAYTCHEFWLIFKDIKDKCPELAKYLEESDFRKWARSYAPANRYNIMTTNIAESLNSMLKMPRELPIISLLETIRLTMTTWFFERREAAAKHKHLVTPKVVQKLVSRLGAAMLLNVYQVDRSEFEVKDETMKFVVDLEKRHCTCNVFDIDKIPCIHAIAAAKHIKRDENRFVDASHLTETWAKAYAESIHPGGELSTSTYPENIDELSCPPPATKKKSGRPPTKRKRSVGEFGVPGSKSQSHKCSRCGTGGHNKITCQRPIG